Proteins encoded by one window of Lutibacter sp. A64:
- a CDS encoding sulfatase family protein encodes MKSIFNSSIPLIVCLLIIGCQTKKEDKIEVVENSSSMQLPERPNILWLVTEDMGAYIPPFGDLTVATPNLSRLANEGVIYPNLYSTSGVCSPSRAAIATGMYPSSIGANHMRTSSNTKQTGLKKYEAVPPSQVKMVSELLRKEGYYCTNNYKEDYQFKAPKTAWDESSAYAHWRNREENQPFFAVFNFTETHESGLFEPYGFRQIETRHYHSGDTNYTWKQNGLPEAKNRMSEAETPKHLSKDTKFNIPPYLPDTDVVRNDLWKMYNNIAEMDKQLGSVLKQLEDDGLLDNTIIVFYGDHGGPLPRGKRLIYDSGLNTPMIIRFPEKMRAGTKDDQLVSFVDFAPTLLSLVGVDPPEYMQGQSFLGEYTAKNKRTYIHAAADRFDEVTDAIRAVRDKQFKYIRNYRPEQGYYLPLAYREKIPTMQELLRLRDEGKLNDVQMQWFRGHKPKEELFDCIADPHEIHNLANDPAYKDKLEELSTEMDRWIATIGDQPNLPEDQLITQLWKRAENQPITSQPTVEVSNGKVTIVCSTEGASIGYKVKNKDGIVSKSWDIYKKPFMLPNKAELIVLAHRIGFKPSKIIEVKENHLK; translated from the coding sequence ATGAAATCCATTTTTAACAGCAGTATTCCATTAATAGTTTGTCTGTTGATTATTGGTTGTCAAACTAAAAAAGAAGATAAAATTGAAGTAGTAGAGAATTCATCCTCTATGCAATTACCTGAAAGACCAAATATTTTATGGTTAGTAACTGAAGATATGGGGGCTTATATTCCGCCTTTTGGAGATTTAACAGTAGCAACGCCTAATTTGAGTAGGTTAGCTAATGAAGGTGTTATTTATCCAAATTTGTATTCTACGTCAGGAGTTTGTTCGCCAAGTAGAGCAGCCATTGCAACAGGTATGTACCCATCAAGTATTGGTGCAAATCATATGAGAACGAGTTCTAATACAAAGCAAACTGGTTTAAAAAAGTATGAAGCTGTACCTCCTTCACAAGTGAAAATGGTGAGTGAATTATTGCGCAAAGAAGGATATTACTGTACAAATAATTATAAAGAAGATTACCAGTTTAAGGCTCCAAAAACAGCCTGGGATGAAAGTAGTGCGTATGCGCATTGGAGAAATAGAGAAGAAAATCAACCATTTTTTGCTGTTTTTAATTTTACAGAAACACATGAGTCGGGGTTATTTGAACCGTATGGTTTTAGACAAATAGAGACAAGACACTATCATTCCGGAGATACCAATTATACATGGAAACAAAACGGATTGCCAGAAGCTAAAAATAGAATGAGTGAGGCAGAGACGCCTAAACATTTATCAAAAGATACAAAATTCAATATTCCTCCATATCTTCCAGATACCGATGTTGTACGAAATGATTTATGGAAAATGTACAATAATATTGCTGAAATGGACAAGCAGTTAGGAAGTGTTTTAAAGCAATTAGAAGATGATGGCTTGTTAGATAATACAATTATTGTTTTTTATGGAGATCACGGAGGTCCTTTACCAAGAGGAAAACGATTGATTTATGATTCAGGTTTAAATACACCTATGATTATTCGTTTTCCTGAGAAGATGCGTGCAGGAACAAAAGATGATCAGTTGGTGAGTTTTGTAGATTTTGCTCCAACGTTATTGTCACTAGTAGGAGTTGATCCACCTGAATATATGCAAGGACAATCTTTTTTAGGAGAATATACCGCTAAAAATAAGCGTACATATATTCACGCAGCAGCAGATCGTTTTGATGAGGTAACTGATGCAATTAGAGCAGTAAGAGATAAGCAGTTTAAGTATATTAGAAATTACAGACCAGAGCAGGGCTATTATTTACCACTTGCGTACAGAGAAAAAATACCAACAATGCAAGAGTTGTTAAGACTTAGAGATGAAGGAAAACTAAATGATGTTCAAATGCAATGGTTTAGAGGTCACAAACCAAAAGAAGAATTGTTTGACTGTATAGCCGACCCACATGAGATTCATAATTTAGCGAACGATCCAGCTTATAAAGATAAATTGGAGGAGTTAAGCACAGAAATGGATCGATGGATTGCTACAATTGGAGACCAGCCAAATTTACCTGAAGATCAATTAATAACACAGCTGTGGAAAAGAGCAGAAAATCAACCAATCACATCACAGCCAACTGTTGAGGTTTCCAACGGAAAAGTAACAATTGTTTGCTCAACAGAAGGTGCTTCAATAGGTTATAAAGTTAAAAATAAAGATGGTATAGTATCCAAGAGTTGGGATATTTATAAAAAACCTTTTATGTTGCCTAACAAAGCTGAGCTAATAGTGCTAGCTCACAGAATTGGTTTTAAACCAAGTAAAATAATTGAAGTAAAAGAAAACCATTTAAAATAA
- a CDS encoding cellulase family glycosylhydrolase, with amino-acid sequence MNTSNMKIKVVLGIFLFTSCVVFSQIKHGLRDDQGRHIIPRGFVVNSNDGRGEVFFNSDDYARMVRMGANTQVVRLELGKLSNFPGGKLEPNYLLKLDTLVNLGKNSGMKTVFKMTVYGVDKFIWEDFWLNKKQEHKTYLEAWSVIWKRYAEDASVLGYDVVNEPRKLTMDISYNELTEKYLIPLYQEIIDRSQQINPNKMILFQSIFMNKGEGIDNNQYAEITAPINRKNIIFAPHIYQNKKDLVKPVMDRFDRESVMLNAPILIGEWGFPTFAKTDTLINGKLGQLKYRELYIKTAEIFDKMGVGSIKAWFLGNRSMQNFLPGGPSTWAIFSDKKDAGTVERKYITDVIARPFPQTIAGDIQSFLFNHATRTLDVIIKPDNLKGASKIFIGANRHYPDGFSILIEDDFVMYYNPLKNVGLETYKCPKNVDPSNYIWDTKSQKLIILKWPENKENLTIKIVPGIRDFN; translated from the coding sequence ATGAATACATCAAATATGAAAATAAAAGTTGTTTTAGGTATATTTTTATTCACATCTTGTGTTGTTTTTTCTCAAATTAAACATGGGTTAAGAGACGACCAAGGCCGTCATATCATACCAAGAGGTTTTGTAGTAAATTCAAACGATGGTAGAGGTGAAGTTTTTTTTAATAGTGATGATTATGCCCGAATGGTTAGAATGGGTGCCAATACGCAAGTGGTGCGTTTGGAATTAGGGAAGTTAAGCAATTTTCCTGGTGGTAAATTAGAGCCCAACTATCTGTTGAAATTAGATACTTTAGTCAATTTAGGTAAAAACTCAGGTATGAAAACTGTTTTTAAAATGACAGTTTATGGAGTTGATAAATTTATTTGGGAAGATTTTTGGTTGAATAAAAAGCAAGAACATAAAACCTACTTAGAAGCTTGGAGTGTAATTTGGAAAAGATATGCTGAAGATGCCTCCGTATTGGGTTACGATGTAGTTAATGAGCCAAGAAAATTAACCATGGACATTTCTTATAATGAATTAACAGAAAAATATTTAATACCGTTATATCAAGAAATTATAGATAGAAGTCAACAGATTAATCCTAATAAAATGATTCTCTTTCAGTCTATATTTATGAATAAAGGAGAAGGAATTGATAATAACCAATATGCAGAAATAACAGCACCTATTAATAGAAAAAATATCATTTTCGCACCGCATATTTATCAAAATAAAAAGGATTTGGTAAAACCTGTTATGGATCGTTTTGATCGAGAGTCTGTAATGTTAAACGCTCCAATTTTAATTGGAGAATGGGGATTTCCAACATTTGCAAAAACAGATACTTTAATAAATGGTAAGTTAGGACAGCTAAAATATAGAGAACTATATATTAAAACTGCTGAAATTTTTGATAAAATGGGAGTAGGTTCCATTAAAGCTTGGTTTTTAGGAAATAGAAGTATGCAAAATTTTCTACCAGGAGGACCTTCAACTTGGGCAATTTTTAGCGATAAAAAAGATGCAGGAACTGTTGAACGAAAATATATTACAGATGTTATTGCGAGACCATTTCCTCAAACTATTGCGGGAGATATTCAGTCTTTTTTATTCAATCATGCTACGCGAACTTTAGATGTAATTATAAAGCCAGATAATTTAAAAGGTGCCTCAAAAATATTTATTGGAGCAAATAGACATTATCCAGATGGGTTTTCAATTTTAATAGAAGATGATTTTGTAATGTATTACAATCCTTTAAAAAATGTGGGTCTTGAAACGTATAAATGTCCAAAAAATGTTGATCCGTCAAATTATATTTGGGATACAAAAAGTCAAAAATTAATCATTTTAAAGTGGCCAGAAAATAAAGAAAATTTAACTATAAAAATTGTTCCAGGAATTAGGGATTTTAATTAA
- a CDS encoding beta-xylosidase has translation MKNLLIAVFSLAIIYACDSGKKPTKSNNLADVEIAEKVDALIGQMNLEEKITEMIQDAPANERLGIPVMKYGEALHGLWLVLDYYGNTTVYPQAVACASTWEPELIKKMASQTALEARALGVTHCYSPNLDVYAGDARYGRVEESYGEDPYLVSRMGVAFIQGLQGEGDEQFDENHVIATAKHFVGYPENRRGINGGFSDMSERRLREVYLPPFEAAVKEAQVGSVMPGHQDFNGIPCHMNTWLLKDILRDELGFDGFIVSDNNDVGRLETMHFIPETRTKAAILGLKAGVDMDLVIGKNIDLATYHTSILKDTITQNPSLMKYIDKATSRILTAKYKLGLFDTEPKEIDEETVEAGNDEHREFALEMAEKSIIMLKNDNNLLPLDVSKIKSLAVIGPNAHEERPKKGTYKLLGGYSGLPPYYVSVLDGLKKKVGENVKINYAKGCDIDSFSKEGFAAAEAAAKKSDAVVLVVGSSHKTCGEGGDRSDLDLYGVQNELVELIHKTGKPVIVVLINGRPLSINYIAENIPSVLETWYGGMRAGDAVANVLFGDVNPGGKLTMSFPRSVGQVPVTYLERPDFIGSGKGKYRFSDKSPLFPFGYGLSYTTFKYGTPKFEKETIAANESTTVSVEITNTGKVVGDEVVQMYVRDDYASVGRYLKLLKGFERITLKPGETKTVTFELGFNELNVLNQEMKKVVEPGTFTVSIGASSLEKDLQKVKLRVQ, from the coding sequence ATGAAGAACTTACTAATCGCTGTTTTTTCACTAGCAATAATTTACGCTTGTGATTCAGGAAAAAAACCGACAAAAAGTAACAATCTAGCAGATGTAGAAATTGCTGAAAAAGTTGATGCATTAATTGGCCAAATGAACTTAGAGGAAAAGATAACAGAAATGATTCAGGATGCACCTGCCAATGAAAGGTTAGGTATTCCTGTTATGAAATATGGAGAAGCCTTACATGGATTATGGCTTGTACTGGATTATTATGGTAATACAACCGTTTATCCGCAAGCGGTCGCCTGTGCTTCAACTTGGGAACCTGAACTAATAAAAAAAATGGCTTCCCAAACAGCACTTGAAGCACGTGCTTTAGGTGTTACACATTGTTATTCTCCTAATTTAGATGTTTATGCTGGAGATGCTCGCTATGGTCGTGTTGAAGAATCTTATGGTGAAGACCCATATTTAGTTTCACGAATGGGAGTTGCATTTATTCAAGGTTTACAGGGTGAAGGTGATGAGCAGTTTGATGAAAATCATGTGATTGCCACCGCCAAACATTTTGTTGGTTATCCTGAAAACCGTCGTGGTATTAATGGTGGATTTAGTGATATGTCTGAACGCCGTTTACGTGAGGTTTACCTTCCACCGTTTGAAGCAGCAGTAAAAGAAGCACAGGTAGGAAGTGTGATGCCAGGTCATCAAGATTTTAATGGTATTCCATGTCATATGAATACCTGGTTGTTAAAAGATATTTTACGAGATGAACTAGGTTTTGATGGTTTTATTGTTTCTGATAATAATGATGTTGGTAGATTAGAGACCATGCACTTTATTCCTGAAACCAGAACTAAGGCCGCTATCTTAGGATTAAAAGCGGGTGTTGATATGGACTTAGTAATTGGGAAGAATATTGATTTAGCTACGTATCACACAAGTATATTGAAGGATACGATAACGCAGAATCCTTCATTAATGAAGTATATTGACAAAGCCACATCACGTATTTTAACCGCAAAATACAAATTAGGCTTATTTGATACAGAACCAAAAGAGATTGACGAAGAAACTGTAGAAGCTGGTAATGATGAGCATCGTGAGTTTGCATTGGAAATGGCAGAAAAATCGATTATCATGCTGAAAAATGATAACAACCTTTTACCGCTTGATGTATCTAAAATCAAATCTTTAGCTGTTATTGGACCTAACGCTCACGAAGAAAGACCTAAAAAGGGAACGTATAAACTATTGGGTGGGTATTCAGGATTACCACCATACTATGTTTCAGTGTTAGATGGTTTAAAGAAAAAAGTAGGTGAAAACGTAAAAATAAACTACGCTAAAGGGTGCGATATTGATAGTTTTTCAAAAGAAGGATTTGCTGCGGCTGAAGCTGCTGCAAAAAAATCGGATGCTGTTGTTTTAGTTGTAGGTAGTTCTCATAAAACTTGTGGCGAAGGTGGAGACCGTTCAGATCTTGATTTGTATGGCGTTCAAAACGAATTAGTAGAGTTAATTCATAAAACAGGAAAACCAGTAATTGTTGTGTTAATTAATGGTCGACCACTATCTATAAATTATATTGCTGAAAATATTCCTTCAGTTCTTGAAACGTGGTATGGTGGAATGAGAGCGGGTGATGCTGTTGCCAATGTTCTTTTTGGGGATGTAAATCCAGGCGGTAAACTAACAATGTCTTTTCCTCGCTCAGTAGGGCAGGTTCCTGTAACATATTTAGAACGTCCTGACTTTATTGGATCTGGAAAAGGAAAGTATAGATTTAGTGATAAGTCACCATTATTTCCATTTGGTTATGGTTTAAGTTATACAACATTTAAATACGGCACACCAAAATTTGAAAAAGAGACTATTGCAGCTAATGAATCAACTACTGTTTCAGTAGAAATAACAAATACAGGTAAAGTAGTTGGAGATGAAGTAGTACAAATGTATGTGCGAGACGATTATGCATCTGTTGGTCGTTACTTAAAACTGTTAAAAGGATTTGAACGAATTACTTTAAAGCCAGGAGAAACTAAAACAGTTACTTTTGAATTAGGATTTAATGAATTAAATGTGCTAAATCAGGAAATGAAAAAGGTTGTAGAACCAGGTACGTTTACAGTATCAATTGGAGCTTCTTCATTAGAAAAAGATTTGCAAAAAGTAAAATTAAGAGTTCAATAA
- a CDS encoding alpha-L-rhamnosidase, whose translation MKKTGRLKVKIGFSIIALLLLNISCAINSSKDQTDLSFEALTCNSQKNPIAIESEQPLLSWVVKAEGYNREQTAYQVLVASNLENLNEDDADMWNSNKVSSSQSIHNKYLGSKLLSTQIYYWKVRIWDEKGVVSSWSTVNTFEMGLLEEANWNNAKWITLNKDTRTSEHRFREYKTGKMDEPLMVESFAASYFRNSMNVEKEVVNAQAYICGLGYYELYLNGKKVGDHVLDPAPSNYDKQAYYVKYDITKQLKSGENAVGIILGNGFYGQDVSWKRDPESERDLAYGAPSVRLLVKVKYSDGSESDFYTNDTWRETTGPIVFNNIYGGDTYDARYEINGWNTVGYNDEKWGQAKEVSPKLKKVSAQQIPAIKKLKILEPQNVFKGTTGNWIVDFGQNIAGWVQIQVEEKEGQLIEITTTEALTQDGKNIYAGSTGGGANGMRQVYKYICKGEGVEAWEPKFSYHGFRYAEIKGVSSKPDAAMIKAVLVATDIQEKGSFTSSDALLNKMHSISKWTIVDNVHGIPEDCPHREKCGWLGDAHAFCEYAQYNYDMKNFYKKFMEDIRTQMRPTAGHNNPKVKFQVPTMIAPGKRTSTYAKLDWGVATMYLPWYNYLYYGDAAIVKEYYQDMKGLTDFYLSFKGENGIIQDGMGDWCPPNWDRRRNPSAMECDPIISANAYFYDILGIMEKFAKMNNDTAYEMQLKKEKQSLKDAFNKEFLTTISTTNHKWYGSQTATVMALQFGMVQEAEKESVVNGLAHDIVEVKGGHHATGIHGNRYIYTILTKYGKGDLAYEILTTPDFPSQTYVMNYGFTTWPERQFEWEKMDGLSNSLNHPMHSGFAAYFFESLGGIKATFSGAGFKEFMVNPKFPKQITKTSVDVPTPYGIIHNSWEQEDSNFSMNLEVPFNTKARLYLTQSEFKSLKINGEAFSAFQKENKKEWDGDSSVILGSGSYSIKYIKL comes from the coding sequence ATATGTGGAACTCAAACAAGGTGAGTAGTTCACAATCTATTCATAATAAATACTTAGGTAGTAAATTACTTTCTACTCAAATTTATTATTGGAAAGTGAGAATTTGGGATGAAAAAGGAGTGGTTTCTTCTTGGTCTACCGTGAATACTTTTGAAATGGGGTTGTTAGAGGAGGCCAATTGGAATAACGCAAAATGGATTACGTTAAATAAAGACACTAGAACTTCTGAACACCGTTTTCGTGAATATAAAACAGGTAAAATGGATGAACCTTTAATGGTTGAGAGTTTTGCTGCAAGTTATTTTAGAAATTCAATGAATGTTGAAAAAGAGGTTGTAAATGCGCAAGCTTATATATGTGGATTAGGTTATTACGAGTTGTATTTGAATGGTAAAAAAGTAGGTGATCACGTGTTAGATCCTGCACCATCGAATTATGATAAACAAGCGTATTATGTAAAATATGACATTACAAAACAACTAAAGTCAGGTGAAAATGCGGTTGGAATTATTTTAGGAAATGGTTTTTACGGGCAAGATGTTTCATGGAAAAGAGATCCAGAATCCGAAAGAGATTTAGCTTACGGAGCACCCTCTGTTCGTCTTTTGGTGAAGGTCAAATATTCAGACGGATCTGAGAGTGATTTTTATACTAATGATACTTGGAGAGAAACTACAGGCCCAATTGTGTTTAATAATATATATGGTGGTGATACTTATGATGCACGTTATGAAATAAATGGATGGAACACCGTTGGTTATAATGATGAAAAATGGGGGCAAGCTAAGGAAGTATCTCCAAAATTGAAGAAGGTAAGCGCGCAGCAAATTCCAGCTATAAAAAAGTTGAAAATTTTAGAGCCTCAAAACGTATTTAAAGGAACAACAGGAAATTGGATTGTAGATTTTGGTCAAAACATTGCAGGATGGGTGCAAATTCAGGTAGAAGAAAAAGAAGGACAATTGATTGAAATTACCACTACTGAAGCTTTAACTCAAGATGGGAAAAACATTTATGCGGGTTCAACAGGTGGAGGAGCTAATGGTATGCGTCAAGTTTACAAATATATTTGTAAGGGTGAAGGAGTGGAAGCTTGGGAACCAAAATTTAGTTACCACGGATTTAGATATGCCGAAATAAAAGGGGTTTCATCTAAACCTGATGCAGCTATGATAAAAGCAGTTTTAGTCGCTACTGATATTCAGGAAAAAGGAAGCTTTACTTCTTCAGATGCGTTGTTAAATAAAATGCACAGTATAAGTAAATGGACTATTGTTGATAATGTACATGGTATTCCTGAAGATTGTCCACATCGTGAAAAATGTGGGTGGTTAGGTGATGCGCATGCATTTTGTGAATATGCGCAGTATAATTATGATATGAAAAACTTCTATAAAAAATTTATGGAAGATATTCGTACGCAAATGCGACCAACAGCAGGTCATAATAATCCTAAAGTTAAATTTCAAGTTCCTACTATGATTGCACCAGGAAAGCGAACTTCAACCTATGCTAAATTAGATTGGGGTGTAGCAACTATGTACTTACCTTGGTATAATTATTTGTATTATGGTGATGCGGCTATTGTAAAAGAATATTACCAAGATATGAAAGGCTTAACAGATTTTTATCTTTCTTTCAAGGGTGAAAATGGAATTATACAAGATGGTATGGGAGATTGGTGTCCGCCAAATTGGGATAGAAGAAGAAATCCAAGTGCCATGGAATGTGACCCAATTATTTCTGCAAATGCCTATTTCTACGATATTTTAGGTATTATGGAGAAATTTGCAAAAATGAATAATGATACAGCTTATGAAATGCAACTAAAAAAAGAGAAGCAGTCTTTAAAAGATGCTTTTAATAAAGAGTTTTTAACAACTATCTCAACAACAAATCACAAATGGTATGGCAGTCAAACAGCAACTGTTATGGCATTGCAGTTTGGAATGGTTCAAGAAGCTGAAAAAGAATCTGTTGTAAATGGTTTAGCTCATGATATAGTTGAAGTAAAAGGAGGGCATCATGCTACAGGAATACACGGGAACAGATACATTTATACCATTCTTACGAAGTATGGAAAGGGAGATTTAGCATATGAAATTTTAACAACACCCGATTTTCCAAGTCAAACCTATGTCATGAATTACGGATTTACAACTTGGCCAGAACGCCAGTTTGAATGGGAGAAAATGGACGGATTAAGCAACTCTTTAAACCATCCAATGCACAGTGGTTTTGCTGCTTATTTTTTCGAGTCTTTAGGTGGAATTAAAGCTACTTTTAGCGGTGCTGGTTTTAAAGAATTTATGGTGAATCCTAAATTTCCAAAACAAATTACAAAAACATCAGTTGATGTTCCAACACCTTATGGAATTATTCATAATAGTTGGGAACAGGAAGATTCCAATTTTTCAATGAATTTAGAAGTACCTTTTAATACAAAAGCACGACTTTATTTAACTCAAAGTGAATTTAAATCTCTAAAAATAAATGGTGAAGCGTTTAGTGCTTTTCAAAAAGAAAATAAAAAAGAATGGGATGGTGATAGCTCGGTTATTTTAGGTTCCGGTAGTTATAGTATTAAATACATTAAGTTGTAA